One segment of Pseudobythopirellula maris DNA contains the following:
- a CDS encoding WD40 repeat domain-containing protein, with the protein MPRIETSAPRGARTLLALTLALVAAQASAVQTLRPERTLRLELEDSTAEAPRSAVATAVALSPNGDRILAGADDHRLWEWRTETGELLGRREGHTDWVRGVRFSTDGEWVATVSDDRRLRVYKGDTLSTTDLAPGGLACSAFHPDGQRLIVAGRTQAARLYRLPEGELVETFGCPCGDTRSVAFSPDGSRMAAAGGSGVLRVWDLASGEAVHDFDTGGRRVRAVAFSPDGRLVAAAGDGPLCRLWDVISGESAGEIAIRPAKAFAVAFLADREVAIGGSDNAIRSYDVYSGSPMRRFEGHTGTVAAMTINADRTKMVTAGFDATVRVWPLKRDDVALAPTAAGVGR; encoded by the coding sequence ATGCCGCGCATCGAAACGTCCGCCCCGCGAGGGGCCCGCACGCTGCTGGCCCTCACGCTAGCACTCGTCGCCGCTCAGGCGTCCGCCGTCCAGACCCTCAGGCCCGAGCGCACCTTGCGGCTCGAGTTGGAGGACAGCACCGCGGAGGCGCCGCGCTCGGCCGTGGCGACGGCCGTCGCCTTGTCGCCCAATGGCGACCGGATCTTGGCCGGCGCCGACGACCACCGGCTGTGGGAGTGGCGCACCGAGACGGGCGAGCTTCTCGGCCGGCGTGAGGGACACACCGACTGGGTCCGCGGCGTCCGTTTCTCGACCGATGGCGAGTGGGTCGCCACGGTGAGCGACGACCGTCGGCTGCGCGTCTACAAGGGCGACACGCTCTCGACCACCGACCTGGCGCCGGGCGGCCTCGCCTGCTCGGCGTTTCATCCCGACGGCCAGCGATTGATCGTCGCCGGCCGCACGCAGGCTGCGCGTCTCTATCGGTTACCCGAGGGGGAACTGGTCGAAACCTTCGGTTGCCCCTGCGGCGACACGCGGAGCGTCGCCTTCTCGCCAGACGGCTCCCGCATGGCGGCGGCCGGCGGCTCGGGGGTGTTGCGTGTGTGGGACCTGGCGAGCGGTGAGGCGGTGCACGATTTCGACACGGGCGGACGCCGCGTGCGGGCCGTGGCGTTCTCGCCCGACGGCCGCCTGGTGGCCGCGGCGGGCGACGGGCCGCTCTGCCGGCTCTGGGACGTGATCTCCGGCGAGTCGGCGGGCGAGATCGCCATCCGTCCGGCCAAGGCCTTCGCCGTGGCGTTCTTGGCCGACCGAGAGGTCGCCATCGGCGGCAGCGACAACGCCATCCGCTCATACGACGTTTACTCCGGCTCGCCGATGCGTCGCTTCGAGGGGCACACCGGCACCGTGGCCGCCATGACGATCAACGCCGACCGGACCAAGATGGTCACGGCCGGATTCGACGCCACGGTGCGCGTTTGGCCGCTCAAGCGCGACGACGTGGCGCTGGCCCCGACCGCCGCGGGCGTCGGCCGCTGA